In Nocardia sp. NBC_00403, one DNA window encodes the following:
- the adh gene encoding aldehyde dehydrogenase, with the protein MTVFARPGTPDAAMSFQARYDNWIGGEWVAPVKGQYFENPTPVTGQPFCEVARGTAEDIELALDAAHAAAPAWGKTSVAERAIILNKIADRMEQHLEAIALAETWDNGKPIRETLAADIPLAIDHFRYFAGAIRAQEGSLSEIDVDTVAYHFHEPLGVVGQIIPWNFPILMATWKLAPALAAGNAVVLKPAEQTPASILFLISLIGDLLPPGVLNIVNGFGVEAGKPLASSPRIKKIAFTGETTTGRLIMQYASQNLIPVTLELGGKSPNIFFSDVLAANDDYQDKALEGFTMFALNQGEVCTCPSRALIQADIYDEFLASAVVRTKAVRQGDPLDTETMIGAQASNDQLEKILSYIEIGKGEGATLLTGGERADLGGDLSGGYYVQPTVFAGHNAMRIFQEEIFGPVVSVTSFADYDDAIKIANDTLYGLGAGVWSRDGAVAYRAGRDIQAGRVWTNTYHQYPAHAAFGGYKQSGIGRENHHMMLDHYQQTKNLLVGYASKAQGFF; encoded by the coding sequence ATGACCGTCTTCGCCCGCCCAGGAACGCCCGACGCCGCCATGTCGTTCCAGGCCCGCTACGACAACTGGATCGGCGGCGAATGGGTAGCGCCCGTCAAGGGGCAATACTTCGAGAATCCGACACCGGTCACGGGTCAGCCGTTCTGCGAGGTCGCCCGCGGCACCGCCGAGGACATCGAACTCGCCCTCGATGCCGCCCACGCCGCCGCGCCGGCCTGGGGCAAGACCTCGGTTGCCGAACGCGCGATCATCCTCAACAAGATCGCCGACCGGATGGAACAGCACCTCGAGGCGATCGCCCTCGCGGAGACCTGGGACAACGGCAAGCCGATCCGCGAAACCCTGGCCGCCGACATCCCGCTCGCGATCGACCACTTCCGCTACTTCGCCGGCGCCATCCGCGCCCAGGAGGGCTCGCTGTCGGAGATCGATGTCGACACGGTCGCCTACCACTTCCACGAGCCGCTCGGCGTGGTCGGCCAGATCATTCCGTGGAACTTCCCGATTCTGATGGCCACCTGGAAGCTCGCACCCGCCCTCGCCGCGGGTAATGCCGTTGTCCTCAAGCCCGCCGAGCAGACCCCGGCCTCAATCCTGTTCCTGATCAGCCTCATCGGCGATCTGCTGCCGCCCGGCGTCCTCAATATCGTCAACGGCTTCGGCGTCGAGGCGGGCAAACCACTCGCATCGAGCCCGCGGATCAAGAAGATCGCATTCACCGGCGAGACCACCACCGGCCGCCTGATCATGCAGTACGCCTCCCAGAATCTGATTCCGGTCACTCTGGAGCTCGGCGGCAAGAGCCCGAACATCTTCTTCTCCGATGTGCTCGCCGCGAATGACGACTACCAGGACAAGGCCCTGGAAGGCTTCACCATGTTCGCGCTCAATCAGGGCGAGGTCTGCACCTGCCCGTCGCGCGCACTTATCCAGGCCGATATCTACGACGAATTCCTGGCCTCGGCCGTGGTGCGCACCAAGGCTGTGCGGCAGGGCGATCCACTCGACACCGAGACCATGATCGGCGCGCAGGCCAGCAACGATCAGCTCGAAAAGATCCTGTCCTACATCGAGATCGGCAAGGGTGAGGGCGCCACACTGCTCACCGGTGGCGAGCGCGCCGACCTCGGCGGCGACCTGTCCGGCGGCTACTACGTGCAGCCAACGGTCTTCGCGGGACACAATGCGATGCGGATCTTCCAGGAAGAAATCTTCGGCCCCGTCGTCTCGGTCACCTCGTTCGCCGACTACGACGACGCCATCAAGATCGCCAACGACACCCTCTATGGACTCGGCGCGGGTGTGTGGTCGCGCGACGGCGCGGTGGCCTACCGGGCCGGCCGCGACATCCAGGCCGGGCGGGTGTGGACCAATACCTACCATCAGTACCCCGCGCACGCGGCGTTCGGCGGCTACAAGCAGTCCGGGATCGGCCGCGAGAACCACCACATGATGCTCGACCACTACCAGCAGACGAAGAACCTCTTGGTCGGCTACGCGTCGAAGGCGCAAGGCTTCTTCTGA
- a CDS encoding ethanolamine ammonia-lyase subunit EutB translates to MTIYHQQIGGANYTFDGLVELMAKATPRRGGDELAGCAAASDAERAAAQWALAEVPLESFLRELLVPYEDDEVTRLIIDSHDRVAFQAISHLTVGGLRDWLMETSARDDAATRLRAVSPGLTPEMVAAVSKIMRNQDLIAVARAAEVTAGFRTTIGLPGRLSTRLQPNHPTDDPRGIAAATLDGLLLGCGDAVIGINPATDSPHATADLLHLLDEIRQRFAIPTQSCVLSHVTTTIELIEQGVPVDLVFQSIAGTEGANTGFGVNISLLREGNEAGRSLHRGTVGDNVMYLETGQGSALSAGAHLGTGGKPVDQQTLEARAYAVARDLQPLLVNTVVGFIGPEYLYDGKQIIRAGLEDHFCGKLLGLPMGVDVCYTNHAEADQDDMDTLLTLLGAAGAAFVIAVPGADDVMLGYQSLSFHDALYARRVLGLRAAPEFETWLQGLGMADAAGRILPVEIASSPLRELTGAL, encoded by the coding sequence ATGACGATCTATCACCAGCAGATCGGCGGCGCCAACTACACCTTCGACGGCCTTGTCGAATTGATGGCCAAGGCGACGCCGCGGCGTGGCGGCGACGAATTGGCCGGCTGCGCGGCGGCATCCGACGCCGAGCGGGCGGCCGCGCAGTGGGCGCTGGCGGAGGTGCCGCTCGAATCGTTCCTCCGCGAACTCTTGGTGCCCTACGAAGACGACGAGGTCACCCGGCTGATCATCGACTCGCACGATCGCGTTGCCTTCCAAGCGATCTCGCATCTGACCGTCGGCGGCCTGCGGGACTGGCTGATGGAGACATCGGCCCGCGATGACGCCGCCACGAGGCTGCGTGCGGTGTCCCCGGGGCTGACACCGGAAATGGTGGCCGCGGTCAGCAAGATCATGCGCAATCAGGATCTCATCGCGGTCGCCCGTGCCGCCGAAGTGACGGCGGGCTTCCGCACGACGATCGGGCTGCCCGGACGACTGAGCACCCGCTTGCAGCCCAACCATCCGACCGACGACCCGCGCGGTATCGCCGCCGCAACCCTCGATGGCCTACTGCTCGGCTGCGGCGACGCCGTGATCGGCATCAATCCGGCAACCGATTCGCCGCACGCCACCGCGGATCTGCTGCACCTGCTCGACGAGATCCGGCAGCGCTTCGCCATTCCGACCCAGTCGTGTGTGCTCTCGCATGTGACCACCACGATCGAGCTGATCGAGCAGGGCGTTCCAGTGGATCTGGTCTTCCAATCCATCGCGGGCACCGAAGGTGCGAATACCGGCTTCGGGGTGAACATCTCGCTGCTGCGCGAAGGCAACGAAGCGGGGCGATCGCTGCATCGCGGCACCGTCGGCGACAACGTGATGTACCTGGAAACCGGTCAGGGATCGGCGCTGTCGGCGGGTGCGCACCTGGGCACCGGCGGCAAACCCGTCGACCAGCAGACCCTGGAGGCCCGCGCCTACGCGGTGGCAAGAGACCTGCAGCCGCTCTTGGTGAATACGGTCGTCGGCTTCATCGGCCCCGAATATCTCTACGACGGCAAACAGATCATCCGGGCCGGTCTCGAAGACCATTTCTGCGGCAAGCTCCTCGGCCTGCCCATGGGCGTCGACGTCTGCTACACCAACCACGCCGAAGCCGACCAGGACGACATGGACACCCTGCTCACCCTCCTGGGTGCGGCCGGAGCGGCGTTCGTCATCGCGGTGCCCGGCGCCGACGACGTGATGCTCGGCTACCAGAGCCTCAGCTTCCACGACGCCCTGTACGCGCGGCGGGTACTAGGCCTGCGGGCCGCGCCGGAATTCGAGACGTGGCTGCAAGGACTCGGCATGGCCGATGCGGCGGGCCGGATACTTCCGGTGGAAATCGCCTCCTCCCCGCTGCGCGAATTGACCGGAGCGCTATGA
- a CDS encoding SanA/YdcF family protein, with product MKQPTVGVVARGGQSGGGPGRRVHRRLEFGVVLAAGLVLVVVGANVRLWMMSSGHRFEPAAAPAVPVVIVPGAKVGPDGAPMAYLRGRLDVAIELLRAGKAREILVSGDAAGTSGDEIASMTRYLVDHGVDPALVRSDGEGLSTRETCARAERLFDIDRAIIVTQYRHVPRAVALCRAEGIDADGVTAYCECRRMTVVRNNIREWFAAPKAVVGLILR from the coding sequence GTGAAGCAACCAACTGTCGGTGTAGTGGCGCGGGGTGGGCAGTCCGGCGGCGGGCCAGGGCGGCGGGTGCACAGGAGGCTCGAGTTCGGCGTTGTGCTCGCGGCGGGGCTGGTGTTGGTCGTGGTCGGGGCGAATGTGCGGCTATGGATGATGTCGTCGGGGCACAGGTTCGAGCCTGCGGCGGCGCCGGCGGTTCCGGTGGTGATCGTGCCGGGGGCGAAGGTGGGGCCTGATGGTGCACCGATGGCGTATCTGAGGGGCCGGCTCGATGTCGCGATCGAGCTGTTGCGGGCCGGGAAAGCCCGCGAGATCCTGGTGTCCGGCGATGCGGCGGGCACCTCGGGGGACGAGATTGCTTCGATGACGAGGTACCTCGTCGACCACGGAGTCGATCCAGCGCTCGTGCGCTCCGATGGGGAGGGCCTGTCGACGCGGGAGACGTGTGCACGAGCCGAACGGTTGTTCGATATCGACCGCGCGATCATCGTCACTCAGTATCGACATGTGCCGCGGGCTGTCGCGTTGTGCCGTGCGGAAGGGATCGACGCCGACGGAGTGACCGCGTACTGCGAGTGCAGGCGGATGACGGTGGTGCGCAACAATATCCGCGAGTGGTTTGCCGCTCCCAAGGCGGTAGTGGGCTTGATCCTGCGTTGA
- a CDS encoding GNAT family N-acetyltransferase encodes MLQPDYPIVTERLLLRPATVADIDDMHAYKSRPEVCRYLPYEPMSRAEVAERVSGVWARTELTEVGQALNLCVEEAASGRLLGDVVLFWRDAENRTGEIGFVFSPGAAGRGYATEAASVLLRLGFEGLSLHRITARLDARNHASARVLERIGMRREALHAQDLWSKNEWSDTAVYAMLNHEWEQTPRLQGS; translated from the coding sequence GTGCTGCAACCGGACTACCCGATAGTGACCGAGCGACTCCTACTTCGACCGGCAACCGTCGCGGACATCGACGACATGCATGCGTATAAGTCTCGGCCCGAAGTCTGTCGGTATTTGCCGTACGAACCGATGTCTCGCGCCGAGGTGGCCGAGCGGGTCTCGGGGGTATGGGCCAGAACTGAGCTCACCGAAGTCGGTCAGGCGCTCAATCTGTGCGTCGAGGAGGCGGCGTCCGGTCGGCTGCTCGGCGATGTCGTCTTGTTCTGGCGTGATGCCGAGAACCGCACCGGTGAGATCGGATTCGTGTTTTCGCCGGGTGCGGCAGGGCGCGGTTATGCCACCGAGGCGGCGAGCGTGCTCTTGCGATTGGGGTTCGAAGGGCTGTCGCTGCACCGTATTACCGCAAGGCTGGATGCGCGCAATCATGCCTCCGCCCGTGTTCTGGAGCGGATCGGAATGCGTCGCGAAGCTTTGCATGCGCAAGACCTGTGGTCCAAGAACGAGTGGAGCGATACCGCGGTCTACGCGATGCTGAACCATGAATGGGAGCAGACACCTCGGCTCCAAGGATCCTGA
- the eutC gene encoding ethanolamine ammonia-lyase subunit EutC encodes MSIERRHQAPQDFWDTLRPSTQSRIGLGRVGDALPTASVLEFRSAHAAARDAVHLPLDVSALATRVEAVGLGTPVTVGSRATSRPEYLRRPDLGRLPADLTDVPHTGADLGFVLGDGLSPRALMDHGAPLLAALAEELAGSYSIAPPVIATQARVALGDHIATAMGVRTLVVLIGERPGLSVADSLGIYLTHLPKPGRTDADRNCISNIHPPEGLGYHQAAKVVSSLISGARKLGRSGVDLKDTSRTEELVSTAVLTIPGPVE; translated from the coding sequence ATGAGCATCGAGCGCAGACACCAAGCGCCACAAGACTTCTGGGACACGCTGCGCCCGAGCACCCAGTCCAGGATCGGTTTGGGCCGGGTCGGCGATGCGCTGCCGACCGCGAGTGTGCTCGAATTCCGCTCGGCCCATGCCGCGGCCCGCGACGCGGTACACCTGCCACTCGACGTGTCCGCCTTGGCAACTCGGGTCGAAGCCGTCGGCCTCGGCACCCCCGTGACCGTCGGCAGCCGCGCCACCTCCCGACCCGAATACCTGCGCCGCCCCGACCTCGGCCGACTCCCCGCCGACCTGACCGATGTCCCCCACACCGGTGCCGACCTCGGCTTCGTCCTCGGCGACGGACTGTCCCCACGCGCACTCATGGACCACGGCGCACCGCTACTTGCCGCCCTCGCGGAAGAACTCGCCGGCAGCTATTCGATCGCGCCTCCGGTCATTGCCACCCAAGCCCGCGTCGCCCTCGGCGATCACATCGCCACCGCGATGGGCGTGCGCACCCTGGTCGTGCTCATCGGCGAACGCCCGGGCCTCTCGGTGGCCGACAGCCTCGGCATCTACCTCACCCACCTGCCGAAGCCCGGCCGGACCGACGCCGACCGCAACTGCATCTCCAATATTCATCCGCCCGAAGGCCTCGGCTACCACCAGGCGGCAAAGGTGGTGTCCAGCTTGATCTCCGGCGCACGGAAGCTGGGCAGATCCGGCGTGGACCTCAAGGACACCTCCCGCACCGAAGAGCTGGTTTCCACCGCGGTGCTGACGATTCCGGGGCCGGTCGAATAA
- a CDS encoding transcriptional regulator, whose product MNTAARGNPWVAVRPDDDLTQLAQRVSSAHRSFLEGVDRPPTPRPDGGSVRPVVLDSWRRSRNNGVNPDGFGDAVDLDGLELQRYRAAHPTALIRPVVRKLLVEDAAEAGLLVAISDAEGRLLWVEGDSRVKDRALAMNFVEGADWSEDRVGTNAPGTALALDHHVQIFGAEHFSRVAHEWSCSAAPVHDPLTGQIIGAIDITGGPRVAAVEALSLIRATVLAAESELRLHLLNSPKPLDAATPRLRVLGSDRPSLTRDGERIRMSQRHAEILLLLADHPEGLSADHLAMLLDESELDPVTVRAELSRVRKLLGANGLGSRPYRLLMELDTDVDEVRRALARGDTTAALRAYPGPILPRSLAPGITELRAELRGRLRAALLTAGDRRLLGRWTSSVDGRDDVAAWTAYLASLDHQSSMYAQVKSQLTLLDHKLGI is encoded by the coding sequence TTGAACACAGCAGCGCGCGGCAACCCCTGGGTCGCCGTCAGACCGGATGACGACCTCACGCAGTTGGCGCAACGAGTGTCGTCCGCGCACCGCTCCTTCCTCGAAGGCGTCGACCGTCCGCCGACGCCGCGCCCCGATGGCGGCTCGGTGCGTCCGGTGGTTCTCGATTCCTGGCGGCGCAGCCGCAACAACGGTGTGAACCCGGACGGCTTCGGCGATGCGGTGGATCTCGACGGTCTGGAACTGCAGCGGTATCGGGCCGCGCATCCGACGGCGCTCATCCGGCCGGTGGTGCGAAAACTGCTGGTCGAAGACGCCGCCGAGGCCGGACTGCTCGTGGCGATCAGTGACGCCGAGGGCCGATTGCTCTGGGTCGAGGGCGATTCGAGGGTCAAGGACCGGGCCCTTGCGATGAACTTCGTGGAGGGCGCGGACTGGAGCGAGGACAGGGTCGGCACCAATGCCCCCGGTACCGCACTCGCCCTCGATCACCATGTGCAGATCTTCGGGGCCGAGCACTTCAGCCGCGTCGCGCACGAGTGGAGCTGCTCGGCCGCCCCCGTGCACGATCCGCTCACCGGCCAGATCATCGGAGCCATCGACATCACCGGCGGCCCGCGCGTCGCCGCGGTGGAGGCATTGTCGCTGATCAGGGCAACTGTGCTGGCCGCTGAATCCGAGCTGCGGCTGCACCTGCTCAACTCGCCCAAGCCGCTCGATGCGGCGACGCCGCGACTGCGGGTGCTCGGCTCGGACCGTCCGTCGCTGACCCGTGACGGTGAGCGCATCCGTATGTCGCAACGACATGCCGAGATCCTGTTGCTGCTGGCCGACCACCCGGAGGGACTGAGCGCCGACCACCTCGCGATGCTGCTCGACGAATCGGAGCTGGATCCGGTGACGGTGCGGGCGGAACTGTCCCGAGTGCGCAAGCTGTTGGGCGCCAACGGTCTCGGCTCGCGACCGTATCGGCTACTGATGGAGCTCGACACCGATGTCGACGAGGTCCGACGGGCACTCGCGCGCGGCGATACGACGGCGGCGTTGCGCGCCTATCCGGGCCCGATCCTGCCCCGCTCGCTGGCGCCCGGCATCACCGAGCTGCGCGCCGAGTTGCGTGGCCGACTGCGTGCCGCCCTGCTGACGGCGGGTGATCGCAGGCTGCTCGGCCGGTGGACCAGTTCGGTCGACGGGCGCGACGACGTTGCAGCGTGGACCGCCTACCTCGCTTCCCTCGACCACCAGTCCTCGATGTATGCCCAGGTCAAATCCCAGCTGACGCTGCTCGACCACAAATTGGGCATTTGA
- the eat gene encoding ethanolamine permease → MAIPTNKPTHEDFHTEDSAYLAKRTLKSGSAGWLLLAGLGISYVISGDYAGWNNGLAQGGFGGLLIATVVIAGMYLAMVLGMAEMSSALPAAGGGYTFARRALGPWGGFATGAAVLIEYAIAPAAIATFIGAYVESLNLFGITDGWWVYLAVYALFIGIHLTGAGEALKAMFVITAIALVGLAVFAVSAWGLFDAGKLTDIPADPAAVGSSSFLPFGYFGIWAAVPFAIWFFLAVEGVPLAAEEAREPEKNVPKGIIISMLVLIVTGAAVLFLATGALGAEAISTSGNPLVEALGDSGAAKLVNYIGLAGLVASFFSIVYAYSRQTFALSRAGYLPTSLSVTNARKAPMLALIVPGIIGFALSLTGEGAMLLNMAVFGAAVSYVLMMISHIVLRVREPNMPRPYRTPGGILTTAFALVIACAAVIATFLVDRTAATWTLLAFAGFMAYFGLYSRHHLVANSPDEEFAALAKAEEELE, encoded by the coding sequence ATGGCGATCCCCACCAATAAGCCCACCCACGAGGACTTCCACACCGAGGACAGTGCCTACCTCGCGAAGCGAACCCTGAAGTCGGGGTCCGCGGGCTGGTTACTCCTCGCCGGTCTCGGCATCAGCTACGTGATCTCCGGCGACTACGCCGGCTGGAACAACGGCCTGGCGCAAGGCGGTTTCGGCGGACTGCTCATCGCCACCGTGGTAATCGCAGGCATGTACCTGGCCATGGTGCTCGGCATGGCCGAGATGTCCTCGGCGTTGCCCGCCGCGGGTGGCGGCTACACCTTCGCCCGGCGCGCGCTCGGGCCATGGGGCGGCTTCGCCACCGGCGCAGCCGTTCTCATCGAGTACGCCATCGCGCCCGCCGCCATCGCGACGTTCATCGGCGCCTATGTCGAATCGCTGAACCTGTTCGGCATCACCGACGGCTGGTGGGTCTATCTGGCGGTGTACGCGTTGTTCATCGGCATTCATCTCACCGGTGCCGGTGAGGCGCTCAAGGCGATGTTCGTCATCACCGCGATCGCGTTGGTCGGTTTGGCTGTCTTCGCGGTGTCGGCCTGGGGATTGTTCGACGCGGGAAAGCTGACCGACATCCCGGCCGATCCCGCGGCGGTGGGCAGTTCGTCGTTCCTGCCGTTCGGATACTTCGGGATCTGGGCCGCGGTCCCCTTCGCGATCTGGTTCTTCCTGGCCGTCGAGGGTGTGCCGCTGGCCGCCGAAGAAGCGCGGGAGCCGGAGAAGAACGTGCCCAAGGGCATCATCATCAGCATGCTGGTGCTGATCGTCACCGGCGCGGCCGTGCTCTTCCTCGCCACCGGCGCGCTCGGCGCCGAGGCGATTTCGACCTCGGGCAACCCGCTGGTCGAGGCGCTCGGCGATTCCGGCGCCGCCAAGCTCGTCAACTACATCGGTCTGGCCGGGTTGGTCGCAAGCTTCTTCTCGATCGTCTACGCCTACTCGCGCCAGACCTTCGCGCTCTCGCGGGCCGGATACCTGCCGACGAGCCTGTCGGTCACCAACGCGCGCAAAGCGCCGATGCTCGCGCTGATCGTGCCCGGCATCATCGGATTCGCACTCTCGCTGACCGGTGAGGGCGCGATGCTGCTGAACATGGCCGTCTTCGGCGCGGCGGTGAGCTACGTGCTCATGATGATCAGCCATATCGTGCTGCGCGTCCGCGAGCCGAACATGCCGCGGCCCTACCGCACCCCGGGCGGCATTCTCACCACGGCCTTCGCCCTCGTGATCGCCTGCGCCGCCGTCATCGCCACCTTCCTCGTCGACCGTACGGCAGCGACCTGGACCCTGCTCGCCTTCGCCGGGTTCATGGCCTACTTCGGCCTCTACAGTCGCCATCACCTGGTCGCCAACTCGCCCGACGAGGAGTTCGCCGCCCTGGCCAAGGCGGAGGAGGAGCTCGAATGA
- a CDS encoding DUF779 domain-containing protein, which produces MVDAAAAIPRRVRATAAAMDLLRRLRGLHGPLMLHQSGGCCDGSAPMCYPAGEFVVGDRDVLLGLLDLRLLVDELPGTAPEPDDIAPVWISGPQFAAWQHTQLVLDVVPGRGSGFSLESPEGFRFLSRGRVFEQAELLALATVDTVTGAGWERGERPAPPTQPQVVAEAADACPVPGRGTSQNTL; this is translated from the coding sequence ATGGTCGATGCCGCTGCGGCAATCCCCCGGCGGGTGCGTGCCACCGCGGCGGCGATGGATCTGCTCCGTCGCCTCCGCGGTCTGCACGGGCCGCTGATGCTGCACCAGTCCGGCGGCTGCTGTGACGGCTCGGCTCCGATGTGCTATCCCGCAGGTGAATTCGTGGTCGGCGACCGCGATGTGCTGCTCGGACTGCTGGATCTACGGTTGCTGGTGGACGAACTGCCCGGCACTGCGCCCGAACCGGACGATATCGCGCCGGTGTGGATCTCGGGCCCGCAGTTCGCCGCCTGGCAGCACACCCAGCTCGTCCTCGACGTCGTGCCGGGACGTGGTTCCGGATTCAGCCTGGAATCGCCGGAAGGGTTCCGATTCCTCAGTCGCGGAAGAGTTTTCGAGCAAGCCGAACTGCTCGCGCTGGCCACGGTCGACACCGTGACCGGCGCGGGCTGGGAGCGCGGCGAGCGTCCCGCACCACCAACCCAACCCCAGGTCGTCGCCGAAGCGGCCGATGCCTGCCCTGTTCCCGGCCGCGGAACATCCCAGAACACCCTGTGA